CCTACCTCCAGTTCCTGGAGGCCTCGGGGCCCGCCCCGGCCGCGCAGCGCATCCGCCGCTGCCAGGCGTGGCTGCGAGAGCACCCGCTCTCGCTCGCCGCCGAGAGCGTCTGAGCCCTAGCCCTGGGCGGCCACGGGGGCGGGGGCGGACAGCACCTCGCGCTCGTAGAGCTCGGGCAGGAAGAACTCGAAGTTGCCCACCTCTTCGATGTTGTGCTTGAGCCAGGCGTAGCCCATCTCCTCGGTGAAGATGAACGGCCGCACCAGCGGCTGGAAGATGAGCATGCCGAAGGTGTTCTCCGCGCCCACCTGCATCCGGGAGCGGTAGAGCGTGCCCTCCGGGTGCGGCTCGAACCAGTGCTCCAGCCGGAACACCTCGGTGCCCAGCTTGCGCAGCACCAGCCGGATGCCCGTCTCGTCCAGCTTCTCGACGTGCTCGATGCTGTCGATGAGCCAGTCCATGTTGGCGTTGAAGGCCTCGACGATGTGGAACTCGGAGCCCTGGCCGACGGAGCCATCCGGGGCGGGCGCCGCCAGCGCCCAGTGGATGTGGTCAATCGGGTGCCACACGCGGTACCGGGAGTACGTCTTCCCCTGGTAGACCATGTCGCCGCCGATGTTCCGGAACCACCAGTCCAGCATCTTGGGCGTCACGCCCTTGATGGGGTCATGCTCGATGGTCAGCTCGAAGCTGTCATTGGGCAGCAGGTGAAAATTCGTCCGTGCGCTCTCGGGCGGCTTCATCTTCCACTGGAAGTCCGCGGGCTCGGGCAGGGTCCATGTCGTCATGAGAGTCCTTTGCTCTACAAGAGCCTCCCGGGCAATTCCAGTGCCTTGGACTTTCAGAGGAAGGGCCGTGACAGCTCGTCGATGCGGCGCAGCTCGTCCTGGGTGAGGGTGAACCCCAGCGCGCCCGTGTTCTCCTCGGCGTGGTGGCGCTTGGTGGCGCCCGGAATGGCCACCACCGTGTCCCCATGGAAGTGGACGAGCCAGTTCAGGGCCACCTGTGAGGCCGTCACGCCGTGGGCGGTGGCGATTTCCCGCAGCGCGTCGATGAGGGGGCGGCTGCGCGCAAGCCCGCTGGGGCGGTACTTCGGCATGAAGCGGCGCGGGCCCACCCGGCTGCGCACGAGCGCGGGATCATCGTGGAACTTGCCCGACAGCAGCCCCTGCGCGAGCGGCGAGTAGGCGATGACGGTGATGCCCAGCTCCTTGGCGGCGGCGAGCACCCCGTTCGACTCGATGCGCCGGTCGAGCAGGCTGTACTGCATCTGGTTGGAGACGAGCGGAATGCCCCGCTGGGCGAGCGCGGCGTGCATGGCGCGCATCTTCCGCGCGGAGAAGTTGCTCACCCCCACCGTGCGAATCTTGCCCTCCTGGACCAGCTTCGCCATCGCCTCGGCCTGCGCCCCCACCGAAGCGAACGCCCAGGCGTGGTGAATCTGGTGCAGGTCGATGGCATAGGGGCTGAGCGCGGACAGCCGGGCGCCGAGGGTGTTGCCGATGCTGCCGGCGCCCCGGAGCGTGGGCCACCACTTGGTGGCGATGAGCACCTCGCCGGGCTTCTTGCCCAGGCTCGCGAGCGCCGCGGCGAGCGCCTGCTCGGACCGGCCGTGGCCATACACCTCGGCGGTGTCGAACCAGTTGATGCCCCCGCGCAGCGACGTCTCGACGATGTCCTTCACCGTCCCGGTGGGCAGGGCCTCCCAGAAGCCGCCCACCAGGCCCGCGCCTTCGGAGAACTGCCAGCACCCCAACCCGAGGGGGGAGATTTCGATGTCCGAGCGTCCCAACCGTCGCAGCGTCATGCCCTCACCCTTGCCAAGGCCCGCTCACACGCGCAAGTCGCCGTCGTGGATTTCCTGGCCCGACAGCAGCTTGGCCGTGCGCTGGAGCCGCTCCGTTCCCACCTTCATCAGGGCGCCCCGGATGCCGGGCAGCCCGAGGATGAGCCGCTCGAAGGCGGCCCGGTCCAGCCGCAGCACCACGCTCGGGGTGTTGGCCCGCACCGTGGCCGTCACGGGCTTGCCCAGGAGCAGGGAAATCTCCCCGAAGACGGAGCCCTCCCGCAGCTCCGGGTAGGCCTTCTCCTGCCCATCCGGCTTCACGTGGTAGGGCGTGCACCGCCCGCGCAAGAGCAGGTAGAAGGCCTCGCCCTCCTGCCCCTGCTTCAGGAGCACCTCGCCCTCCGCGGCCGCCTTGAGCGTGAACTCCCGCACCACCGCCTGCTTCTGCTCGGGCTTCAGCAGGGAGAACGCCGGGTTGCTGCGCAGCAGGTTGTCCACCATGCGCTCCCGGTAGAAGGCCTGCACCACGGGCCCCACCACCGGGTGCTTGCGCACCAGCGCCTCGAGCTTCGCCCGCGTGAACTCCAGCAGCACCACGGGGGAGGCGGCCACCACGCTCGCCAGCCGGGGCCCCTCGGAAATCAGGGCCAGCTCGCCGAAGAAGGCCCCCTCGGAGAGCGTGCCCACCTGGCGCTGCGCCCCGTCCTGGAAGTGGCGCACCACCTCCAGCGTGCCCTCCACCACGGCGAACATCGAGGCGCCCGGCTCTCCCTCCTTCACCACGGACTGCCGGGCCGGGCAGGTGCGCACCTCCATGGCCTCCAGCACCGCCGCGAAGGGCTCCTGTCCGAGCTGCGAGAAGAGCGGCACCACCGGCATGCCCTCCGA
This is a stretch of genomic DNA from Stigmatella aurantiaca. It encodes these proteins:
- a CDS encoding DAPG hydrolase family protein, with amino-acid sequence MTTWTLPEPADFQWKMKPPESARTNFHLLPNDSFELTIEHDPIKGVTPKMLDWWFRNIGGDMVYQGKTYSRYRVWHPIDHIHWALAAPAPDGSVGQGSEFHIVEAFNANMDWLIDSIEHVEKLDETGIRLVLRKLGTEVFRLEHWFEPHPEGTLYRSRMQVGAENTFGMLIFQPLVRPFIFTEEMGYAWLKHNIEEVGNFEFFLPELYEREVLSAPAPVAAQG
- a CDS encoding aldo/keto reductase → MTLRRLGRSDIEISPLGLGCWQFSEGAGLVGGFWEALPTGTVKDIVETSLRGGINWFDTAEVYGHGRSEQALAAALASLGKKPGEVLIATKWWPTLRGAGSIGNTLGARLSALSPYAIDLHQIHHAWAFASVGAQAEAMAKLVQEGKIRTVGVSNFSARKMRAMHAALAQRGIPLVSNQMQYSLLDRRIESNGVLAAAKELGITVIAYSPLAQGLLSGKFHDDPALVRSRVGPRRFMPKYRPSGLARSRPLIDALREIATAHGVTASQVALNWLVHFHGDTVVAIPGATKRHHAEENTGALGFTLTQDELRRIDELSRPFL
- a CDS encoding cyclic nucleotide-binding domain-containing protein, with translation MTTDTLQQHRQRGARFIALDHLEAALAEYEKLVAAAPGDGEGRQQVAALLARLGRKAQAVAAYEEAALAWARGGQLLRAIVACKALLALEPGHTRTQRSLAELYGWRLKPGARRPASLKAMAEFELLPEGAGPSEGMPVVPLFSQLGQEPFAAVLEAMEVRTCPARQSVVKEGEPGASMFAVVEGTLEVVRHFQDGAQRQVGTLSEGAFFGELALISEGPRLASVVAASPVVLLEFTRAKLEALVRKHPVVGPVVQAFYRERMVDNLLRSNPAFSLLKPEQKQAVVREFTLKAAAEGEVLLKQGQEGEAFYLLLRGRCTPYHVKPDGQEKAYPELREGSVFGEISLLLGKPVTATVRANTPSVVLRLDRAAFERLILGLPGIRGALMKVGTERLQRTAKLLSGQEIHDGDLRV